Genomic window (Nitrospirota bacterium):
CAGTCTGCGGGCCGCCCGGTTTTTATAAATATGTTCTTGAGAAACTTCTCATGCTCGGCTGCTCAAAGGGAAAGATCTACATGTCTCTTGAGAGAAGGATGGAGTGCGGAGAGGGAAAGTGCGGACACTGTGTCATAGGGCATAAGTACACCTGCATTGACGGGCCGATATTCACATATTGGGATGCTATAAATCTTCCGGAGATATTTTAGTGGGAAAACCAAAGGCAGGCTTTTACTCTCTGACATCATGCTCAGGCGATATCCTTGAGATAACAAATCTCGGCGAGGATATTCTCAAACTATTTGACCTCGTTGAGGTTGTCCACCTCAATGTTGCCATGCCGTCAACAGGCAAAGACCCTGACATCGCCTTTGTTGAAGGGGCTGTGACATCTTTGGATGATGAAAAATTTCTCAAAACCCTCCGCAAGAAAGTTAAACAGATTGTAGCCATCGGAACATGCGCGTGCACAGGCGGTGTGATAGCGCGCGGGCCGGAAGATAGAAGGAACTGGTTAATCGATGTCTATCCTGAATCAGGCGCAGGTTTTGATATACACTTTCCAAGGCCCGTAAAGGATATCGTCTCTGTGGACTTCTCCATACCCGGGTGCCCGATAGAGAAGAAGTATCTTCTTCACTGCCTCGGTTATCTGCTCAAAGGCGTTCTGCCTGAGGTTCCTGCATATTCGGTCTGCATGGAGTGCAAGATGAAGGGCAATGAATGCCTTTTGAGATACAGGGGATCGGCATGTCTGGGGCCTGTTACCAAAGCGGGATGCGGAGCGAGGCAGCCTTCTCTCGGAAGGCCGTGCGACGGATGTTTCGGTTTTTATGATGACGCAAATAAGGAATCGCTCATTGAGATATTCAGGGAGATGGGGCTGAGTGAAGATGAGATAAAGAAGAGGTTTGACCTCTTTCTGGAGCGAGGGCGATGAAAGAAGAATTGATAACCAGGATAGAAGGCCACGCAAATGTAAAGATCAATGTAAAAGGCCAAAAGCTCGAGTCTATAAAACTTGATGTGCTCACTCCGCCCAGATTATTTGAGAAGCTGATCGTCGGAAGGCGCTTCAATGATGTGCCGACGATAGTCTCAAGGATATGCTCAATATGCGCTGCCTCCCACAGGATAGTCTCGGTCATGGCGATAGAGTCTGCCTTTGGAGTAAAGATCCGTGAAGAGGCAAAACTGCTGAGAGAGCTTCTCCTGCACGGCGAGTCGCTTCAGAGCCACGGGCTTCATCTCTTTATGCTCGCATTGCCTGATTACTATGGCAAAAATTCTTTTGTCGAATTAGCAACAGATATGCCTGAGGTCGTCTCTCTCGGGTTTAAGATCAAGGGTCTTGGGAATGAGATTCAGCAGACTATCGGCGGCAGGGCTATCCATCAGATAATTCCTGTAGCCGGCGGCATGAGCGCGGCGCCGTCGCGTGAAGATCTCAAGGCGATCAGGGATAAGGCTGAACCTCTGATAGATGCCGTTGCTGAATTTCTCAAACAGATTCCTCCGATGAAGTCTTCATCACTTGTTCAGGTTAAGAATTGGGTTTCACTTGCAGGCAATTCCGCAGGCGATGTGTTAATTAACGGCAAAGAGCAGGCCGGGGTCGAGAAGTTCTGGCAGCGGATGAATGAATCATCTCTGCCTCCTTCATATACAAAACATACGCTCCTTGAGAATGAGCCCTTCATGGTCGGCCCGCTTGCGAGGATGCTGAATGCAGCTCCTCTTCCCATAGGGCGTGCGGCTGATCTCATCGAAAGGATTGGAGTGACCAAAGACAGGTCTGTTTATATGAATAATCTTGCGCGCGGTGTTGAGATAGTGATATTTCTGGAGGAAGTGACAGAGATTATAAATAAATTGCTGGAGATGAATATTCCTGAAGACAGCGGTATAATAGTTGATGTCATCCCCAAGGCAGGTAAGGGATTCGCTGCTGTCGAGGCGCCGAGAGGGCTGCTGCTTCATACTTATACCTTTGACAGTAACGGCTATATTACAGAGGGCGACATAGTCACGCCTACAGCGCTTAACCTTGCCGAGATGGAGCGTGGCCTGAGCATAATGGCAGAGGCGCTGCTGAAAGAGAAGGCGGATATAATACCTGAGCTTGAGACGCTGATACGCGCCTTTGATCCATGCATATCCTGTTCCGTGCATGTTGTGAACCTCTAAATTCCCGATCTTCGTTTCCTCAGGAAGTCCCGCAGGATCTGGCCGGATTTATTTTTTTATATGTTAAATGATAATAGGGGGTTCTATGAGAAAACAAGGAACGATGACGTATATTATGTTTGCCATGCTTGTTTGCAATTTTGTTTCTCTCTTTTTTGTAGGTGAAGCGGCTTGGCCGCATGATGCTTTGAAGGACGCGCGCGGACAGACTTTTACAGATCCGTCAAAGACATTTCCAATGCCCGATAAATGGATAAAGCAGCCGATTAAATATGATAAAGAGAATAAGGGCGCTGATATCGTAATAATGATGGACCAGGATATTTACCATACTCTTTTGCCGGCCGTACAGAAATATGCAAAAGAGAAAAATCTGAAGATCAATATGATAGAAGGGACCTGCGGCATTGCTGCAGGTATGCTTTCAAAAAAGACAACGGACATGGGAGGTTTCTGCTGCCCCGCAGGAGCGGAGGACCGTCTGCCAGGGCTCAGGTTCCATACTATCGGAATTGTAGCCAAGGCTTTTTTTGTCAATCCTGAAAATCCGGTTGATAATATTTCAGAGACCCAGCTTAGAGACTTATATCGCGGCAAGTTAGTTAGCTGGTCGGGGGTGATGACACAGGAAGGACAAAAGGGGCCGGATAGGCCGATAAAAACTTTCGCAAGGCTTCATTGCCCGTTAAGACCCGGACATTGGAGACAGTTGCTGGACGATAAGACAAAATTTGGTCCGGGAGTTTCAGAGGTAGGTTCAATACCTGACATGATCTCGCAGGTTGCCTCAATAAAAGACGCGATTGGATGGGAAGTGCTTTCTATGGCTGAGAGAAATAAGAATTTGGGTATGGTTAAGCCGCTGAAGATCAATGGGTACCGGCCTAATGATTCCGGCGCGCTTGCTTTACTTAAGTATCCATTCTACAGGACTTACCAGGTCACAACATGGGAGGGTAAGGGTGTTGAGAACCCTTATGCCACACAATTGGTGGAATATTTGATTAAAGAGTTTGAGAAACTTGATCCTGATAAATTCGGCTTTGTGTCGCAGAGCCGGCTCAGGAAGGCAGGGTGGCAATTCAGCGGAGATGAATTGACCGGAGAACCTAAATAAGATTATGAAAAAGGACTCTCGTATCGACAGGATCCTTTCCCATATCCCGCTTACACCAAAGTTTCTGATTATTACTTTATTGGCAGGTGTGGTGGTATGGGGAATCCTTGAATATTCCCAGGCGAACCGCCTGAAAAAAATAACTGATACTCAACTTACTTACCTGCTTCAGCAGCAGGCAAGAGAAGACAGGATACGTTTCGACAACTATGTAATGGCATACCATGATATGGCGAGGTTGATCGTATCTCAAAAGGCCTTTATTGATCACATGCGAGAGTATTCAGGATTTTCAGATGAGAGCAAAGATGTTAAATACTATACCGAAATTCCTTCCTGGCTTCCTGATGCCTCGGTGATGCGGCATTTTGTCAGAATCCATAATGCTGTCTTGATAGATGGAAGGGGCAGGGTCCGAGAGGTTTATAATGGAATATCCAGGACTATACCGCAGTCGCTTCTTCCGCCATCGGCTCATCTATTGCAGATAAGCCGGGGACAGAGCATATTGACGATTGTTGACGGAGTCCATTATCTGATCGTCTCGGAGGTTGTTAAAGACCATAATGGGGTTGTTACGTCTGTGCTTGTGCTTATCTCACCTCTTGACGATGAATTCCTCTCTAACATGCAAGGTGTAAAATCAGATAAGGGCATAATAGCGCTGGTGGAGCCAATGCGTGAGCGGGTCGTTGCCAGTAATGTCCCTGACCTGATACCGGAGGGCACACCGCTTGATACATTGACAGACCGTTATTTAATTACCTACAAGGAGTTCTTTGACTGGGGTGGGTCTGAAATATATATACAGTTTACTACTTTTGTATCTAAAGATGCCCTGAAAGAGATGAGCAGGTCTATGCTTTTTGAGGGAAGACGCCAGCGTTTCTTCATATCGCTTGCTCTTCTACTTTTATTTACAATGATAATGCTTTCGATCACCAGGAAAATCCATCTGCTGGTCGAAAACATCGAGGATTCCTCGCGTAATATTTTGAACATGCGCCTCCCGATCGTCAGCAAGGGAAGAGATCAACTCCGGATTCTTGAAGAGCGCTTTGCCATGTTTACAGGCGAAATTATTGAATCGCATGAAAGGCTAAAGAAACTCAGCCGTAAGAATGAATCAATTCTGGCTGCTGCCGGTGAAGGTATTATAGGTTTAGATACCGGCGGGCATCATACATTTGTTAATCCCGCTGCTGCAAGAATGCTCGGGTATTCTGTTGAAGAACTTATCGGGAAACGGTCTCATGAATTGTGGCATCATACAAAACCGGATGGAAGCCATCATCCATCCAAGGAATGTCCTATATATGCGGCGTTTACAGACGGAGTGGTTCACCATGAAACTGGGGATGTCTTCTGGAGGAAAGACGGAAGCAGTTTTCCCGTTGAATATAAAAGCACACCAATTGTTGAACAGGGGAATGTAATTGGAGCAGTTGTAGCTTTTAGTGATATCACCGAGATGATTAAATTAAGAGAAGAACTGAAAAAACTTTCAATTACCGATGCCCTTACAGGTTTTTATAATCGCAGGGGATTTATTGCTTTCGCCACGCCAAAGTTGAAGCTTTCCCTGAGAAAAATGGAGAAGATATTATTGATTTATGCAGATATGGACAACCTGAAGCCGATCAACGATAACTACGGTCATCAGGAAGGTGATAAGGCGTTGGCTGAAATAGCAAATATATTAAAGAGCACATTCAGGGAATCTGATATTCTTGCCCGGCTCGGTGGAGATGAATTTGCCATTTTGGCAATAGATGCCTGTGATGAAAAGGTTATTCATGAGCGTATTCAGAAAAATATAGACGCCTATAATAAAACAGTAAATCCAGTTTATAAATTGTCTCTGAGCATCGGAATTGTCTGCTATGACCCGGGAAAACCATGTACGTTAGATGAGTTATTAAGCAAGGCAGATACATTGATGTATAACAACAAGTTGAGCAAAAAAGGATAAAAGCCGGGAAGGCCTAAAAGTCCAGATGCGGACAATGTCATAATGCCTCTATAACGCAAGCCGGGCTCAATTTTTATTACTCATAAAATATTTTTCTCTGAGGTGATATGTGGCATTGGTCAGTCTACAGGATGTAATACTTTCTTTCGGCGGCCCGGAACTGCTTGACGGCGTGACGCTTCAGATAAGCGGCAATGAGCGGGTCTGTCTTGTCGGAAGGAACGGGGCAGGAAAGTCCACGCTTATGAAGATAATCACCGGCGAGATAACACCTGACGCAGGCGAGGTCATATATGAACAGGGTGTGAGGATAGCATCTCTTTCTCAGGAGGTGCCGCAGAATTTAACAGGAACGGTATTTGATCTTGTATCAGGCGGGCTCGGCAATATGGTCGAGCTGCTTTCGGAATACCACTCAATAAGCGTGAGGCTCGCGCATGGCGAAGACGCAGCCCTGATGGCGGAGCTTGAACGCGTTCAGCACCTGATAGAGTCCGCCGGAGGCTGGCAGATACAGCAGAGGGTAGAGACTGTGATATCACGTCTCAGGCTCGACCCTGATGCTCAGGTTGCTGAGCTTTCAGGCGGAAATAAACGGCGAGTGCTGCTTGCGCGCGCGATCGTAAATGAGCCGGACCTGCTTCTCCTTGATGAGCCTACTAACCATCTCGACATAACCTCGATCGCATGGCTTGAGGAATTTCTCCTCGGGTTCCGCGGCTCTATACTATTCATAACGCACGACCGCAGATTTCTCCAGACACTGGCAACACGGATCATAGAGCTTGACCGTGGACGGGTCACAGACTGGCCCGGCGATTATGCGACATATCTCAGAAGAAGGCAGGCGGAGCTTGATGCAGAGGCGACACACAATGCTCTCTTTGATAAGAAGCTCTCGCAGGAAGAGGCGTGGATACGGCAGGGCGTCAAGGCGAGACGCACACGCAACGAAGGGCGCGTGAGGGCGTTGAAGGAGATGAGAAACGCTCGCAGCGCAAGGCGTGAAGAGGTTGGCAGCGCCGCGATGAGCCTTAACGAGGCAGAACGGTCAGGCAAGCGGGTCTTCCAGGCGATGCGCGTAGGGCACACATACGAGGGGATTCCTGTGATAAATGACTTCTCCACGACGATCATGCGCGGCGACAAGGTCGGCATCATCGGCCCGAACGGCTCAGGCAAGACCACACTTCTTCGGATACTGCTTGGCGAGATGAAGCCTCACAGCGGTTCTGTGCGCAGGGGAACGAATCTCAATGTCGCTTATTTTGACCAGCACCGCGCACAGCTTGATGATGAGAGTTCTGTCATGCAGAATGTGTCAGAGGGAAGCGACCACGTGACGGTCAACGGCAAGGCAAGGCACATAATCAGCTACCTTGGCGATTTCCTCTTCCCGCCGGAGAGGGCGCGCTCACAGGTGAAGTATCTCTCAGGAGGAGAACGCAACCGCGCGCTCCTTGCCAAGCTATTCACAAAACCATCCAACGTATTGGTTATGGACGAGCCCACCAACGATCTTGACACAGACACGCTGGAGCTTCTTGAAGAGATGCTGATGGAGTATGAGGGCACGGTACTTATCGTGAGCCATGACAGAGAGTTCCTCAATAATATCGCAACGAGCACAATAGTCTTTGAAGGCGGCGGAAGGGTTGAAGAATATGTAGGAGGCTATGACGACTGGCTGCGGCAGCGCAGGCCCGTAGTTCCCGAAAAAACTGAAAAGCAGGTAAAGCCCCGTCAGAAGCAGGAGCGGCCGCGCGTAATGACATTCAAAGAGAAGAAGGAACTTGCGTCATTGCCCGCGCTGATAGAATCTTTGGAAACAGAACACAGCAAACTATATGAGTCTCTCGCAGATCCTGAATTATATAAGCAGGACGGAAGCAGGATACCTGAGATAAAGGTGCGGGTCAGTGAGATTGAAAAAGAGATTGCTGAAGCGTATAAGCGCTGGGAAGTCCTGGAAGCGATCTTGAGGTCTGTAACTGTTTAAGATGTAATTATGGTGGGCGATGTAGGTTTCGAACCTACGGCCTCTGCCGTGTGAAGGCAGCGCTCTCCCCCTGAGCTAATCGCCCTGCGGTTGTTTTTCGGATAAGTTGGATATCAGTTCATTTATGTATTTACGGCTTTTCATCTTCTTTATTTGTATCTCTCTGATAACAGCTTCACTCCGAGTTTTGTAAGATTCATGATACGCTATTTGCCAGGGCCTTTTTGCTTTTGTTGATTTTGTATATCCATTATTATGCCGAAGTACTCTTTCCTGAATATTTTGGCACTGTCCGGTGTAGAACGAGCCATCTACTTCACTTTTGAGGATATAAATGTAAAACATATATTTTTATGTCACGGCCTTCCCGACGCGTCGGGACGCTCTCCCCGTGCCTGCCCCGAAGTATCGGGGAGCTAATCGCCCTTATTTTCTTTACAGGATATTCTATCTTAAAACCAACTCTTAATTAAATCAAATGCGTCTCTTGTTTATTTCCGGGAATTGAAAATTACGCCTTTACATTGTAAAATTATAAAACTTTATTTCAGTTAAGTTACCTGAGGTCATTATATGGCTGTAAAAGTTCTGATCGTTGATGATGATGTTGCTCTTGCTACCCAGCTCAAATGGTTTTTGCCGAAAAAATATGTGTCTGTACTTGCGCATACTGCTGAAGATGCCCTCGCCTTTTTCTGTAATAATGGCATTGACATAGTTCTGCTGGATCTCGGGCTTCCTCCATATGAGAACACGCCTGAGGTAGGCCTTAAGCTTCTTAATGATATGCTGGCTGCGAAGCCAGGTATAAAGATAGTTGTTGTGACAGGCCAGAAGGAGAGGAACGTGGCTGTAA
Coding sequences:
- a CDS encoding sulfhydrogenase 1 subunit delta; this translates as MGKPKAGFYSLTSCSGDILEITNLGEDILKLFDLVEVVHLNVAMPSTGKDPDIAFVEGAVTSLDDEKFLKTLRKKVKQIVAIGTCACTGGVIARGPEDRRNWLIDVYPESGAGFDIHFPRPVKDIVSVDFSIPGCPIEKKYLLHCLGYLLKGVLPEVPAYSVCMECKMKGNECLLRYRGSACLGPVTKAGCGARQPSLGRPCDGCFGFYDDANKESLIEIFREMGLSEDEIKKRFDLFLERGR
- a CDS encoding Ni/Fe hydrogenase subunit alpha — encoded protein: MKEELITRIEGHANVKINVKGQKLESIKLDVLTPPRLFEKLIVGRRFNDVPTIVSRICSICAASHRIVSVMAIESAFGVKIREEAKLLRELLLHGESLQSHGLHLFMLALPDYYGKNSFVELATDMPEVVSLGFKIKGLGNEIQQTIGGRAIHQIIPVAGGMSAAPSREDLKAIRDKAEPLIDAVAEFLKQIPPMKSSSLVQVKNWVSLAGNSAGDVLINGKEQAGVEKFWQRMNESSLPPSYTKHTLLENEPFMVGPLARMLNAAPLPIGRAADLIERIGVTKDRSVYMNNLARGVEIVIFLEEVTEIINKLLEMNIPEDSGIIVDVIPKAGKGFAAVEAPRGLLLHTYTFDSNGYITEGDIVTPTALNLAEMERGLSIMAEALLKEKADIIPELETLIRAFDPCISCSVHVVNL
- a CDS encoding diguanylate cyclase, which codes for MKKDSRIDRILSHIPLTPKFLIITLLAGVVVWGILEYSQANRLKKITDTQLTYLLQQQAREDRIRFDNYVMAYHDMARLIVSQKAFIDHMREYSGFSDESKDVKYYTEIPSWLPDASVMRHFVRIHNAVLIDGRGRVREVYNGISRTIPQSLLPPSAHLLQISRGQSILTIVDGVHYLIVSEVVKDHNGVVTSVLVLISPLDDEFLSNMQGVKSDKGIIALVEPMRERVVASNVPDLIPEGTPLDTLTDRYLITYKEFFDWGGSEIYIQFTTFVSKDALKEMSRSMLFEGRRQRFFISLALLLLFTMIMLSITRKIHLLVENIEDSSRNILNMRLPIVSKGRDQLRILEERFAMFTGEIIESHERLKKLSRKNESILAAAGEGIIGLDTGGHHTFVNPAAARMLGYSVEELIGKRSHELWHHTKPDGSHHPSKECPIYAAFTDGVVHHETGDVFWRKDGSSFPVEYKSTPIVEQGNVIGAVVAFSDITEMIKLREELKKLSITDALTGFYNRRGFIAFATPKLKLSLRKMEKILLIYADMDNLKPINDNYGHQEGDKALAEIANILKSTFRESDILARLGGDEFAILAIDACDEKVIHERIQKNIDAYNKTVNPVYKLSLSIGIVCYDPGKPCTLDELLSKADTLMYNNKLSKKG
- a CDS encoding ATP-binding cassette domain-containing protein, which encodes MALVSLQDVILSFGGPELLDGVTLQISGNERVCLVGRNGAGKSTLMKIITGEITPDAGEVIYEQGVRIASLSQEVPQNLTGTVFDLVSGGLGNMVELLSEYHSISVRLAHGEDAALMAELERVQHLIESAGGWQIQQRVETVISRLRLDPDAQVAELSGGNKRRVLLARAIVNEPDLLLLDEPTNHLDITSIAWLEEFLLGFRGSILFITHDRRFLQTLATRIIELDRGRVTDWPGDYATYLRRRQAELDAEATHNALFDKKLSQEEAWIRQGVKARRTRNEGRVRALKEMRNARSARREEVGSAAMSLNEAERSGKRVFQAMRVGHTYEGIPVINDFSTTIMRGDKVGIIGPNGSGKTTLLRILLGEMKPHSGSVRRGTNLNVAYFDQHRAQLDDESSVMQNVSEGSDHVTVNGKARHIISYLGDFLFPPERARSQVKYLSGGERNRALLAKLFTKPSNVLVMDEPTNDLDTDTLELLEEMLMEYEGTVLIVSHDREFLNNIATSTIVFEGGGRVEEYVGGYDDWLRQRRPVVPEKTEKQVKPRQKQERPRVMTFKEKKELASLPALIESLETEHSKLYESLADPELYKQDGSRIPEIKVRVSEIEKEIAEAYKRWEVLEAILRSVTV
- a CDS encoding GIY-YIG nuclease family protein; protein product: MFYIYILKSEVDGSFYTGQCQNIQERVLRHNNGYTKSTKAKRPWQIAYHESYKTRSEAVIREIQIKKMKSRKYINELISNLSEKQPQGD